The Panicum hallii strain FIL2 chromosome 5, PHallii_v3.1, whole genome shotgun sequence genome contains the following window.
ACTTGGCCCACTATATCTCTGTAGATGATCTAGGTTCCTGGAAAATTGACCTCAATTTTGTATATTTTTCGGGTGTGCTTTGTAAACACTGCAATGTGTCCCGTTGTGTGTCTACACTTCTGCGTGTGGAAAACTGTCAGCGTGCAAATTTATGATATCTTGGAGCTGTATCTTACATATGATTTTTTTCCCTATGTCTAGGTCTCGTGTGAAGGAGTACCTACCAATCACTGGTTTGGCTGAATATAATAAGCTGAGCGCTAAGCTTATCTTTGGTGCTGACAGGTATTGTTCTGTGAGACTTATCTACCCATTTCCTCCCGTTGGTGATTTTTATGGGTCAACTGCTCCCATTTGTGATATTTATGTGTCGTACTATCAACTGTGAATTCTTAGTGTTGAGGTCTAACTACATAAAATATCTACCTTCTTGGCTACCTGTTGTGTTTATCTCTATTTTACGACACTTCAGAAAACTGATTATGTTTTTCTTTCCCTCAAAATGGAACAGCCCTGCTATTCAGGAGAATAGGGTTGCTACAGTGCAATGCCTATCAGGAACTGGTTCTTTAAGAGTGGGAGGTGAATTTCTTGCAAAGCACTACCATGAAGTAAAGAAACTCTCCTGTCTCCTTTCAGTTTTGCTGCTTCACTTGATTGAAGTGCATGATCGCTAAATCATACAAATTTCTTCCAGCGCACTATCTACATCCCAGTACCAACCTGGGGAAACCACCCAAAAGTCTTCACCCTAGCTGGATTGACTGTCAGGAGCTACCGCTACTATGATCCTGCAACCCGTGGTCTTGACTTCAACGGTATAACTTTAATTTTTCATGCTGCTATAATCCTGTAACCTGCTACTATGCTTTAATAATGCGAGTATGCTACAAGATCGGGGCACTTTCACATGTCTTGTATATTTCATATTTGCAAATTGTGTCATGGCTCTGTCATTGATCCAGGATCTGTTTTTTAACAGGACTCTTAGAAGACCTCAGTTCTGCTCCTTTAGGATCAATTGTACTGCTGCATGCTTGCGCCCATAACCCTACTGGTGTAGATCCTACCATTGATCAATGGGAACAGATTAGGCAGCTGATGAGATCAAAATCATTGCTTCCGTTCTTTGACAGTGCTTATCAAGTATGTAGACGTAACCAATCTGAAATTGATTTGACACAGCAAAAACACATCTGGTTGTCTGATTTCACTCAtcaggcacataatttgttgaTTTTTGTTCACTTCACAGGGCTTTGCGAGTGGAAGTCTTGACAAAGATGCCCAGCCAGTGCGCATGTTTGTTGCTGATGGTGGTGAATTGCTCATGGCTCAGAGCTACGCTAAGAACATGGGAATGTATGGAGAGCGTGTTGGCGCTTTGAGCATTGTAAGAGATCTTCACTCTAGCTCTTGTTGATTTCACTCAGTTCTAGGTCATAAACTCAGGTTGTTGGCGTCGTCCTCTGGTGTTCAAAGATTACAACTTGTAACCCAGAGCTATCTTTGCATCGTTTTTGGAGATGACTGTTATAACTTCCAATCAAGTAAATCTGAGCAATGCTATAGGATTGATTGGTGCATGGAAAATTTTGTCGCAAATGTTCAAATTCGCCTCTATCTTTTATTTGTCACTTTAGATATGTCAGTTCATATAGTTCTTATCTGTTTTGTTATGGGAGATAAacataaatatattttttgtgGACAGTTTAGATTGTCAGTCACTTGTAGCGACATAAATTTTGGCCTTTAGTTAGGGTTAAATTCTTTCACATCTTTAGAGTATTACATGGATGTGGAAATTTAGTAGTCATCAATGTTACAGATGAGAGTTGTTTCTTTCCATCGTTCTAAAATTATCTTACTACAGTACTTACTAAGTTTGTCTGTTTCTCTTGTACACCTTAATTATTGAAAGAGGATAGTTTTTCTACATTGTGCCCATCTGAACAATCTTTTTATGCCTCAGAAGGTCATAATACTCAGATTCATTGCAATTCATGTTTCAGGTATGTGGAAGTGCTGATGTAGCTGTTAGGGTTGAAAGTCAACTCAAGCTTGTGATTAGGCCTATGTATTCAAGCCCTCCTCTTCATGGTCCCTCTGTCGTGGCAACCATACTCAAGGACAGGTAACATTCTAGCTATTGCAATGCCATGTTTATGGGTGGATCCAGTGAATACTATGGAGCACTTAGTTCCTTATATTGATTTCATTTATTTACATTTTAGTGAGATGTTCAACGAATGGACTGTGGAACTGAAGGCCATGGCTGATAGGATAATTAGCATGAGGCAACAGCTATTTGATGCGCTAAAATCCAGAGGTAATAGTTCCTGGCTACTCCTGTATCCTCCTTGCCTGCAATATGGTTAAATGTTGTATGTGAAGTAACTTGGCAGTCTTTCCCCTAGTATTTCTTTCATGATCTTGTATTGAAATTATGCAACTTGGTGCCATGCCTTTCTTTGTCCTGGATCGGTGCTATTGATTATTTGGCAACTATGTAGTTGAATCTGCAGCAAAGATCCTCTTGGGTTGTCAGCAACAATTGTGCAAAATAACAGAGCTTCCTCTTTCTCACCTCAGTTGATTCAAGTAATTGAATCTGACATTAAAATGTTGAATCAATCTACGTTTGAAGTGTTTGAAGTATTTGGGTTGCACTGTTAATCTGTGCCGTCTATTAGATTATGAATTGAAAGGTTAAATGTTACATTCGCTCTACACTAGTCCAGAAATTGTTATTATTCAATGTACCGTTCCTTTCTGTTGTCTTTCTTTGAATGAAAAAGTTTTCTGGCCCTATCAAGTTGCTTAGTCTTGTTGACAACGTACAGGAACTCCTGGAGATTGGAGCCACATCATTAAGCAAATTGGGATGTTTACTTTCACTGGGCTCAATAGCGAGCAAGTGGCCTTCATGAGGCAAGAATACCACATTTACATGACATCCGACGGGTAAATGTCTAATTCAATTTTTTTACACTTATTTATGTATGTACATGTACTCTTGTATTTGTGTAATTATTACTTAATACTACTAATTGTGGATAAGATTGGAGTTTCCCTAATTTAATAGTTTATAGAAGTATAGCTATAAATCACTTGAACATAGTATTAATATTTAAGGACTTTTAAGGACATAGTATAAGCCAGCAATCTTGATCTGCACTCTTGAACATTGATCTAGTGACTTAAGATTAGTTTTCTTGCCACCTTATTAGGGAAGCCCCAACTGACACTGCCATATTGACAACGAGTAAATTCTTCTTGCAGGAGGATCAGTATGGCTGGTTTGAACATGAGGAATGTGCCCCATCTTGCAGATGCCATACACGCTGCAGTTACTCAACTGAAGTGATGGCAGCATCTCGTCTTCCTCCATGGATAAAATCCAAATCACCTACAGCAGTGTCCTGAGGACTCAGCTAGTGGTATTTACTGGCAGAACTCCTGTAATTTGCCTTTTAATAGACATGTTTGACTCTGTTATCGGAGCAGTTTTCTACTGACGGATTCAAACATCATGGTGCTTTTAGACACCAAATATAAAAGACGCACATGCATATGTTTTTTGCATCATCAGTGCCAAGTATTTATCCTACAGCATCAGCGGCCTGTAACAGTTTTGTGAAGCAGCTATCTGCCTGTTGTATGCTTCCTCTGCTCAGAGGTTCTCTAGTTAGTATGTATTGTTGCTTGCTCGAGTGATAACTAAGGGGGAAAAATGATGCTAGAATTGACTTCGTGCTTGCAGTGCTTTGTGAGCAGAGGTTCTCTAGTTAGTAGACTTGCCTTGCTCGAGTgataactaaggacaaaaataCATGCTAGAATTTACTTCGTGCTTGCTGTGCTCCGTAGTTGTTGTCGTGGTATTCAGtacttgtgttcctttgcaaaGGTCTCGGCTTATGGCTTGAGAATGGACACAGGACACGGCAGTTTCCACTGTATGTTTGTTTCAGGCCTGGTTACTCTTCATCTCACGTGTGAGTTGGAGGGCCAGGTAGCTCTAAATTTTTCTATTTATTGATGGCTCTGATACAGTGGTCAGTCCCTTAAAAGTTAAAACCATACATGGGAGAGGGAGTCGCATGTTTGCAAAATAAGGAAGACAACACGACGGGCTGCTCAAGCGAGAGCCCAGTGTTTTAATCCAAAATATATACTATGTACACTACTACCACACACACACGATACATGCAAAATCTCGTGCCGTGCCGTCTCTAATGGCGAGCTGAGGGGCTTCTGTTCCCGCTGAGGAAGTCGAGCTTGTCCATGTACGTCTGCTTCAGGTTGGTCATGATGTTGGGCAGCTTCATGAGCCTCCCGTCGTCCTGCGCCGgcagctccggcggcggcggcggcgagcagtcGTCGTTCCTCCCCTCCGAGTCCCCTGTCCAGCCCATGAAGTCCAGCAGGGTCGTCCCACCGTCCTCTCCCCCGTTCTGGGGATCGCGGCGTCCGGCGGCCTCCGCCGGCGCGTCCCTCTTGGCCTTCTCCCTCGCGACGTTGTCGGCCTGGATGACGTCCTCTATCCGGGACATGACGTTGAACGCCAGGCTCTCCAGCACCCTGGAGTAGCTCTCCAGCAGCGCGAACCCGACGTCCTGGAGTGGCCATGGCGATCGAcgtgtgtgtttgtttgttaGTACACGAGaccttccttttttttctgaaaTAATAAAGTACTCAGTTGCTCACCCTGTTCTCTTGGATCTTGGCGATGTCGAGCGTGGACTGGGGGATGCCGGGGAACCTGTGCTTGATGATGAGCAGCAGCGTCTGCGCCCGCTCCTCGAACTGCTCCCTCTTCTCCTGGCTGACGGCGGAGCCCCAGGAGGACTTGCCGTCCTTGTTGTGCACCTTCCGGTTCCAGATGATGACTGACGCCTCGATCCGGTCCTTGAGGTCCAGGATCTTGTGCTCCGACGTCAGGTCCACCGTCGACAGGAAGTCGTCCGGGTCGAACTCCACGTCCGTGATGATCCGGTACAGCGCGTCCCCGAGGCTGGCTCTCCCGTTCTGCAAGCCAACCACCACCATCCAAGCCAtgagaaacaaaaaaaaaggtttCAGAAAACTGCTTTAATTTATTTGCGTGATTTCTTCTTGTTCGACGACCTTGGGTAGCGTGTCAATATACGTGTCCGGGATGCTCATCTCCATGAGGCAGTTGGCGTTGATGGCCATGGCCGCCTTGAGCACCTGGTTCACCAGCTCCTTCTGGTGCAGGAGCCAGCCCCTGGAGGGCTTGGACAGCCCGGCCGGGGGCACCTTCACGATCGGGATCCACCACTTCTCGTCGGACCTCTGCGACCCCTCGTTCTCGCTCTCCGAGCACGAGTCGCGCTTCACGTACCAGAACTCGGTTCGCTCCTTGAAGTTGTCCAGGTAATCCTGCCCCATGGTGAACACCCCATGTCGCATCAGACTTTTCATCAACGCGTGTTCCGCTGAGTTACAGCGGTTGAAACATGGCATGAGTGCTTACAAGGAGCATCGTGTCGAGTTTGCGCAGCGCCGGGATGTTCGCCTGGAGGTCCCGTCTCTGCTGCGTCCCCATCACCTGCGACGAGCAAGAACAGAGAGTTAGAACCGGAGGAGTGGAAGAGGATCGATCTGGGAATGGCAATGGCAATGCAGGTGTGGTCGCCGAACCTCCATTTCGGTTCCGTTGTCCAGGACTTGTTTCTTGGCGACGAACTCGACGATGTGATCGGCGACGGAGAGGAGCCAGCCGACCTCCCTCTTCCACCTCGCCTTCCTGTCTGCTGCCATGGGCTCCAGCTTCCGTTGCTCGCCGAACACAGAGGCTGCAGGCGAACGGAAGGAAGATCGTGCGTGGTCTGCGGTGAGCAAGTTTTCCGGTTTCGACAGGAGGATTGTAATACTACGAGTACTATTCTGGCAAGTCACCTGCGAGGTTGGTGACGGCGTTGGAGAGGGCTAGCGCGGAGGGCACCCCTTTCCCGGACCCGGACATGTCCTCCCCGAGCAGCAGCTTGGCGAACTTCTCCTTCATCTGGTCCATCTCTGCACGCAACGCGACCGCCTGACGTCTCGTCAGAACCCGGCGACGCGACCGGCTCGGCGGCGCACCCATCCAAGCGATCTCAGAGACTCGGACTTACCGGAAGGTCCCGCGCTCTGCTCCCGCGACTTGGGCGCGGCGCTGTCCTTGTCGAGCGCGGCGACGACCTTGGCCGACCCGCCCGCCGGCTCGGTGTTGCCCCCCTGGCTCCGCAACATGATCTCCTCGTCGGCCGTCTGGCcccgctcctcctcctgcgccaTGCCCTGCGTCCGCCGCACCGAGCTCCGCCGCTCTAGCTGCGCCCCGGCGCTCGCGGCCATGCACTGTCGACCTGCCGCGTTCACGTCACAGCCGGCACCCCATCATTCACCCGGCCGAGCCGCACCCCCATGGCAACGGCAACGAAAAGGACTCGATCGATGGCGGGGCCTAagaaaggaagggagagagagagagagagagagagagaggaagatcACCATGATGCCGGCATACCTGCAACGGGTGCGGCTTTCGGGACCTCGAGTGTCCCCGGGAAGGATGAGCTAGCCCAAGATTGTGCGCTGGAATGATTAGCTCCGAATAATGGATGATTCCTGTGGGTCTCGGGTATCCATGGATCGGTTTCGATGGATCGTCATCTGTCTTGTCCGGAAAGGGGAGGCCCCGGGCCGGTGGCGAAGGGGGAGAGGGGAGTATAATTAGGGAGTGGCACTCGCTTTATTATTAGAAAGCGCCTGCCATTCTTAGCCTCTGCCCCCTCCCTCCCTGCTAGTGCTTCTCTTATTGAAcggcccgggagctggtgggaATGTGGAATGGGTGGAGCTAGACGAAGAAGCCCCTCTCACTCGCTCCTCCTGCGGCAGGAGGCGCATGGCCGCTGCTTGCACACCATGCATACAAAACTACAAATGGATGAAACCGCACTGGCTGAGTGCCTGAGCCACATGTTTGTTTGTACGTGTTCTGCAATCAAATGCCACGCTCTTTGTGCCACTGGATGAAGCTACTGTTTGTGACGAGAAACTTATAGGTACCATGgcagcagagagagagagagagagagagagagagagagagacgatCTGGTCAACCTCGCCTTTCTGGAATGTGTGTGTGATCTCTTCACGTAACGTGTCCCTCGCTTACAGTTGCTGCAACAGAAGCCACAGTTTAGCAAGATCGTACGCCTCCCCTCCATTGAATAGCCTCAGTTGCAGTTACCGATAGGCGATAACACCGTCTATCTGCAATCTGTGGATCAACTCCAGACCCGTAGCTAGGGAGCGGCGGCCCCGGCCGTAGCGGCACGCCATGGCGTGGGCCGTGTCGACCGCAGCGACGGCTGAGGAGGCGCAGGCATGGCGGAGGAGGTGATCCACCGCCTCACCCGTCCCAGCTCTGGCTTCGTCCGCGAGGATTACACCGCCGTAGTCATCCAGACCGTGTTCCGGGGCTGCCTGGCGCGGCGCGCTGCAGCTTGAAGAGGCAGCAACGCTAGCGGTGGTCGTCGGGCGGCAACGCAGCGTCGCCGGCGGCCATTGCCGCCGGGGCCGAAGGTTTTGCAGAACACCCCCTGATAGTTGCAGAAAACACCTGGTTTggtcgcgattaataatcgcgatccgattatttGCATTTTGCCCCCCATGTATTTACATATGACCCCCTATTTAGGATCGTGATAGTAACTGCGATCCGATTATTTGCAAATTGCCCCCTAATATTTACAATTGACCCCTAGTTTATTAAATATTATACGAATGGCGCCATGTCCTGGTATGTCTCTTGGCCTGCGGCcgcccgccctccgccgccgtgcTCCCGGCCGAATCGCGCAGCTCTGTGGCCCTCCCAAGCCCTAGAACAAGCGCTCATCGGCTCCCTTAGCTAAGATTGGAGGCGCTCGTTTCGTCCTTCGTCGGCAGCGGCGGCTTGAGCTCGCGCGGAGGCTGGGACTGGGAATGTCCGTCGCGGGGCGCAGCGCAG
Protein-coding sequences here:
- the LOC112893070 gene encoding aspartate aminotransferase, cytoplasmic, translated to MAPANERAAQEPSPSADRRLSTLVRHLLPSSPRRTAAAADTSATLESFPTMASQVASVFAGIAQAPEDPILGVTVAFNKDPSPVKINLGVGAYRTEEGKPLVLNVVRRAEQMLINDPSRVKEYLPITGLAEYNKLSAKLIFGADSPAIQENRVATVQCLSGTGSLRVGGEFLAKHYHERTIYIPVPTWGNHPKVFTLAGLTVRSYRYYDPATRGLDFNGLLEDLSSAPLGSIVLLHACAHNPTGVDPTIDQWEQIRQLMRSKSLLPFFDSAYQGFASGSLDKDAQPVRMFVADGGELLMAQSYAKNMGMYGERVGALSIVCGSADVAVRVESQLKLVIRPMYSSPPLHGPSVVATILKDSEMFNEWTVELKAMADRIISMRQQLFDALKSRGTPGDWSHIIKQIGMFTFTGLNSEQVAFMRQEYHIYMTSDGRISMAGLNMRNVPHLADAIHAAVTQLK
- the LOC112893069 gene encoding rho guanine nucleotide exchange factor 8-like isoform X3 → MDQMKEKFAKLLLGEDMSGSGKGVPSALALSNAVTNLAASVFGEQRKLEPMAADRKARWKREVGWLLSVADHIVEFVAKKQVLDNGTEMEVMGTQQRRDLQANIPALRKLDTMLLDYLDNFKERTEFWYVKRDSCSESENEGSQRSDEKWWIPIVKVPPAGLSKPSRGWLLHQKELVNQVLKAAMAINANCLMEMSIPDTYIDTLPKNGRASLGDALYRIITDVEFDPDDFLSTVDLTSEHKILDLKDRIEASVIIWNRKVHNKDGKSSWGSAVSQEKREQFEERAQTLLLIIKHRFPGIPQSTLDIAKIQENRDVGFALLESYSRVLESLAFNVMSRIEDVIQADNVAREKAKRDAPAEAAGRRDPQNGGEDGGTTLLDFMGWTGDSEGRNDDCSPPPPPELPAQDDGRLMKLPNIMTNLKQTYMDKLDFLSGNRSPSARH
- the LOC112893069 gene encoding rop guanine nucleotide exchange factor 9-like isoform X2 — encoded protein: MAASAGAQLERRSSVRRTQGMAQEEERGQTADEEIMLRSQGGNTEPAGGSAKVVAALDKDSAAPKSREQSAGPSEMDQMKEKFAKLLLGEDMSGSGKGVPSALALSNAVTNLAASVFGEQRKLEPMAADRKARWKREVGWLLSVADHIVEFVAKKQVLDNGTEMEVMGTQQRRDLQANIPALRKLDTMLLDYLDNFKERTEFWYVKRDSCSESENEGSQRSDEKWWIPIVKVPPAGLSKPSRGWLLHQKELVNQVLKAAMAINANCLMEMSIPDTYIDTLPKNGRASLGDALYRIITDVEFDPDDFLSTVDLTSEHKILDLKDRIEASVIIWNRKVHNKDGKSSWGSAVSQEKREQFEERAQTLLLIIKHRFPGIPQSTLDIAKIQENRDVGFALLESYSRVLESLAFNVMSRIEDVIQADNVAREKAKRDAPAEAAGRRDPQNGGEDGGTTLLDFMGWTGDSEGRNDDCSPPPPPELPAQDDGRLMKLPNIMTNLKQTYMDKLDFLSGNRSPSARH
- the LOC112893069 gene encoding rop guanine nucleotide exchange factor 9-like isoform X1, translating into MAASAGAQLERRSSVRRTQGMAQEEERGQTADEEIMLRSQGGNTEPAGGSAKVVAALDKDSAAPKSREQSAGPSGGRVACRDGPDEGEVRQAAARGGHVRVRERGALRASPLQRRHQPRSLCVRRATEAGAHGSRQEGEVEEGGRLAPLRRRSHRRVRRQETSPGQRNRNGGSATTPALPLPFPDRSSSTPPVLTLCSCSSQVMGTQQRRDLQANIPALRKLDTMLLDYLDNFKERTEFWYVKRDSCSESENEGSQRSDEKWWIPIVKVPPAGLSKPSRGWLLHQKELVNQVLKAAMAINANCLMEMSIPDTYIDTLPKNGRASLGDALYRIITDVEFDPDDFLSTVDLTSEHKILDLKDRIEASVIIWNRKVHNKDGKSSWGSAVSQEKREQFEERAQTLLLIIKHRFPGIPQSTLDIAKIQENRDVGFALLESYSRVLESLAFNVMSRIEDVIQADNVAREKAKRDAPAEAAGRRDPQNGGEDGGTTLLDFMGWTGDSEGRNDDCSPPPPPELPAQDDGRLMKLPNIMTNLKQTYMDKLDFLSGNRSPSARH